The Helianthus annuus cultivar XRQ/B chromosome 16, HanXRQr2.0-SUNRISE, whole genome shotgun sequence genome includes a window with the following:
- the LOC110917327 gene encoding uncharacterized protein LOC110917327 — protein MLTYSLCYLDGKLVSSSIIFELLGVLPKLQELYLEFLWCEFLEDGAKKRSPTTFPCLKTLKLLAINLENGIMLSCAFEMIKSFPNLQTLEITPSYEDEKAAICPLDVDYNTLGMLQLRSVVFTYIKASESEVCLIKYLLACSPFLKKDCYSSPQLSSAR, from the exons ATGTTAACTTATTCTCTTTGTTACCTTGACGGTAAGTTGGTGAGTTCCAGTATTATCTTTGAGCTTCTGGGCGTTCTTCCAAAACTTCAAGAGCTATATTTGGAATTTCTATGGTGCGAG TTTTTAGAAGACGGTGCTAAAAAGAGGTCCCCTACCACCTTTCCCTGCCTCAAGACACTTAAATTATTAGCAATCAATTTAGAAAATGGTATTATGTTATCATGTGCTTTTGAAATGATTAAGAGCTTCCCGAATCTGCAGACTCTTGAAATCACACCAAGTTATGAG GATGAAAAAGCTGCAATTTGTCCTCTAGATGTAGACTACAATACACTGGGGATGTTGCAGCTTCGAAGTGTTGTCTTTACATATATTAAAGCTTCAGAGAGTGAAGTATGTTTGATAAAGTATTTACTTGCGTGTTCTCCTTTCCTAAAAAAAGATTGTTATTCGTCCCCACAGCTGTCTAGTGCTCGGTGA